The following are from one region of the Hemiscyllium ocellatum isolate sHemOce1 chromosome 26, sHemOce1.pat.X.cur, whole genome shotgun sequence genome:
- the LOC132828242 gene encoding cyclin-dependent kinase inhibitor 1-like gives MDDRTSPSIDTWRAMDRKPGRVCRSLFGPVDRGQVAAELRAELRTQLEAAKKQWAFDFEREQPVQGALQWEAVPSHAVPHFYRTSVRGGPQKGLPREAGERKRSPQQESNQPPKSPSRKRKQTVITDYYTMKRRFAPSGSESKP, from the exons GATGACCGGACATCTCCTTCCATTGACACGTGGCGAGCGATGGACCGGAAACCTGGGAGAGTTTGTCGGAGTCTCTTTGGTCCGGTCGATCGGGGGCAGGTCGCGGCTGAGCTGAGGGCTGAGTTGCGGACTCAGCTGGAAGCAGCCAAAAAGCAGTGGGCGTTTGACTTTGAGCGGGAACAGCCAGTGCAGGGGGCCCTCCAGTGGGAGGCAGTGCCGAGTCATGCTGTGCCACATTTCTATCGGACCTCTGTGCGTGGTGGCCCGCAAAAGGGACTGCCAAGGGAGGCTGGGGAGAGGAAGAGGTCACCGCAGCAGGAATCTAACCAACCACCGAAATCTCCGAGCCGCAAGAGGAAGCAAACTGTCATCACAG ATTACTACACAATGAAGAGGAGGTTTGCACCGTCTGGTTCTGAATCCAAACCATAG